A region of Dioscorea cayenensis subsp. rotundata cultivar TDr96_F1 chromosome 5, TDr96_F1_v2_PseudoChromosome.rev07_lg8_w22 25.fasta, whole genome shotgun sequence DNA encodes the following proteins:
- the LOC120262488 gene encoding uncharacterized protein LOC120262488 isoform X4: MATAAFRSTTKRSSIGRAGQDTASSAARRRSRSLSRGPSRFPPSPPEPSEIPTPRGKFVNKARGSGFPEISLDDLADEYFRSKFEDEITPPDRRSSRRMSEISPRMENGEINRQRGRSVSRRGVDGKAFANGKKEEGFLENSAPRRRQRSLSVARHRCSDSEVNVRNGTTALAIDEDMQSKTSSTVHAIAQIRRKFTTEMEQSEKRKQELLAELAAEEERGHELTKIVRELLPSPKQTADMEKPSQPRRKSKDRRTRMSQCLTEEAEKYFEDFLSNVEDTDISSFDGERSDTSSGLGAGGKLSDSRMQQGTGEIHAGMPTAASSLPVVTDGVVLPWLQWEASSKSPPSFKSKVVVPTSSGKNLFPESQEQSPALGNSNHFTSSRGSWSPECNGNSSVVSKDMRGCQSGEVGSHSMSRFSISSSKGSSFDMDEYLSLQRSEDLLFESLRQRQRIDSGGLILCARSLI, translated from the exons ATGGCGACGGCAGCCTTCCGCTCTACCACCAAGCGCTCCTCCATTGGCCGTGCCGGCCAGGACACGGCGTCCTCGGCTGCCCGCCGCCGCTCTCGAAGCCTTAGCCGTGGCCCATCTCGGTTCCCTCCGTCACCGCCGGAGCCGAGCGAGATCCCAACTCCAAGGGGCAAGTTCGTGAACAAGGCGCGGGGGTCTGGGTTCCCGGAGATCAGCCTCGACGATCTCGCCGACGAGTACTTCAGATCGAAGTTTGAGGACGAGATCACGCCGCCGGACCGCAGGAGTAGTCGCCGGATGTCTGAAATTAGTCCTAGGATGGAGAATGGGGAGATCAACCGGCAGCGGGGGAGGTCAGTGTCGAGGAGGGGTGTGGATGGGAAGGCCTTTGCAAATGGTAAGAAAGAGGAGGGCTTTCTGGAAAATAGTGCGCCGAGAAGGCGCCAGAGGTCTCTCTCTGTGGCTCGGCATCGGTGCAGTGATTCAGAG GTCAATGTAAGAAATGGGACAACTGCTTTGGCCATTGATGAGGATATGCAATCAAAGACCTCGAGTACTGTCCATGCTATTGCTCAGATCAGGAGGAAATTCACTACTGAAATGGAGCAG TCAGAGAAGCGCAAGCAAGAGTTGTTGGCTGAATTAGCTGCTGAGGAGGAACGTGGTCATGAGCTAACTAAGATTGTTCGTGAGTTGCTTCCTTCACCAAAACAAACTGCTGATATGGAGAAACCATCACAGCCTAGAAGA AAGAGCAAGGATCGGAGGACTCGAATGTCTCAATGTCTGACTGAAGAAGCAGAAAAATACTTTGAGGATTTTCTCTCAAATGTTGAGGATACTGATATTTCATCCTTTGATGGCGAGAGAAGTGATACGAGTTCAGGTCTAGGTGCCGGTGGGAAATTAAGTGACTCAAGAATGCAGCAGGGCACAGGGgaaatacatgcaggtatgccAACAGCTGCTTCTTCTTTGCCTGTTGTGACGGATGGTGTTGTGCTTCCTTGGTTGCAGTGGGAAGCATCTAGTAAGAGCCCACCATCATTTAAAAGTAAGGTTGTTGTCCCAACTTCCTCGGGAAAGAACTTATTTCCTGAATCACAG GAACAAAGCCCTGCACTTGGCAACAGTAATCATTTCACAAGCAGTCGGGGAAGTTGGAGCCCAGAATGCAATGGCAACTCTTCTGTTGTTTCAAAAGACATGAGAGGCTGCCAATCCGGGGAAGTGGGAAGCCACTCAATGAGCAGATTCTCAATAAGTTCCTCGAAAGGGTCTTCATTCGACATGGACGAATATTTATCCCTTCAACGCAGCGAAGATCTTCTGTTTGAGAGTCTGAGGCAGAGGCAAAGAATAGACTCTGGTGGCCTAATCCTTTGTGCAAGATCCTTAATTTGA
- the LOC120262488 gene encoding uncharacterized protein LOC120262488 isoform X2, with protein MATAAFRSTTKRSSIGRAGQDTASSAARRRSRSLSRGPSRFPPSPPEPSEIPTPRGKFVNKARGSGFPEISLDDLADEYFRSKFEDEITPPDRRSSRRMSEISPRMENGEINRQRGRSVSRRGVDGKAFANGKKEEGFLENSAPRRRQRSLSVARHRCSDSESYSSTLTDDEARDACNNNNKTEKIIQASYSQKMTEPPTGNGEGTDFYNAMRKELRNAVEEIRTKLDKVNVRNGTTALAIDEDMQSKTSSTVHAIAQIRRKFTTEMEQSEKRKQELLAELAAEEERGHELTKIVRELLPSPKQTADMEKPSQPRRKSKDRRTRMSQCLTEEAEKYFEDFLSNVEDTDISSFDGERSDTSSGLGAGGKLSDSRMQQGTGEIHAGMPTAASSLPVVTDGVVLPWLQWEASSKSPPSFKSKVVVPTSSGKNLFPESQEQSPALGNSNHFTSSRGSWSPECNGNSSVVSKDMRGCQSGEVGSHSMSRFSISSSKGSSFDMDEYLSLQRSEDLLFESLRQRQRIDSGGLILCARSLI; from the exons ATGGCGACGGCAGCCTTCCGCTCTACCACCAAGCGCTCCTCCATTGGCCGTGCCGGCCAGGACACGGCGTCCTCGGCTGCCCGCCGCCGCTCTCGAAGCCTTAGCCGTGGCCCATCTCGGTTCCCTCCGTCACCGCCGGAGCCGAGCGAGATCCCAACTCCAAGGGGCAAGTTCGTGAACAAGGCGCGGGGGTCTGGGTTCCCGGAGATCAGCCTCGACGATCTCGCCGACGAGTACTTCAGATCGAAGTTTGAGGACGAGATCACGCCGCCGGACCGCAGGAGTAGTCGCCGGATGTCTGAAATTAGTCCTAGGATGGAGAATGGGGAGATCAACCGGCAGCGGGGGAGGTCAGTGTCGAGGAGGGGTGTGGATGGGAAGGCCTTTGCAAATGGTAAGAAAGAGGAGGGCTTTCTGGAAAATAGTGCGCCGAGAAGGCGCCAGAGGTCTCTCTCTGTGGCTCGGCATCGGTGCAGTGATTCAGAG AGCTATTCTTCAACACTAACTGATGATGAAGCACGGGAtgcttgtaataataataataagactgAGAAGATAATACAAGCCAGTTATTCCCAGAAAATG ACAGAACCTCCCACGGGAAATGGTGAAGGGACTGATTTCTACAATGCCATGCGCAAAGAATTGAGAAATGCTGTTGAAGAGATAAGGACTAAACTTGATAAG GTCAATGTAAGAAATGGGACAACTGCTTTGGCCATTGATGAGGATATGCAATCAAAGACCTCGAGTACTGTCCATGCTATTGCTCAGATCAGGAGGAAATTCACTACTGAAATGGAGCAG TCAGAGAAGCGCAAGCAAGAGTTGTTGGCTGAATTAGCTGCTGAGGAGGAACGTGGTCATGAGCTAACTAAGATTGTTCGTGAGTTGCTTCCTTCACCAAAACAAACTGCTGATATGGAGAAACCATCACAGCCTAGAAGA AAGAGCAAGGATCGGAGGACTCGAATGTCTCAATGTCTGACTGAAGAAGCAGAAAAATACTTTGAGGATTTTCTCTCAAATGTTGAGGATACTGATATTTCATCCTTTGATGGCGAGAGAAGTGATACGAGTTCAGGTCTAGGTGCCGGTGGGAAATTAAGTGACTCAAGAATGCAGCAGGGCACAGGGgaaatacatgcaggtatgccAACAGCTGCTTCTTCTTTGCCTGTTGTGACGGATGGTGTTGTGCTTCCTTGGTTGCAGTGGGAAGCATCTAGTAAGAGCCCACCATCATTTAAAAGTAAGGTTGTTGTCCCAACTTCCTCGGGAAAGAACTTATTTCCTGAATCACAG GAACAAAGCCCTGCACTTGGCAACAGTAATCATTTCACAAGCAGTCGGGGAAGTTGGAGCCCAGAATGCAATGGCAACTCTTCTGTTGTTTCAAAAGACATGAGAGGCTGCCAATCCGGGGAAGTGGGAAGCCACTCAATGAGCAGATTCTCAATAAGTTCCTCGAAAGGGTCTTCATTCGACATGGACGAATATTTATCCCTTCAACGCAGCGAAGATCTTCTGTTTGAGAGTCTGAGGCAGAGGCAAAGAATAGACTCTGGTGGCCTAATCCTTTGTGCAAGATCCTTAATTTGA
- the LOC120262488 gene encoding uncharacterized protein LOC120262488 isoform X3, translated as MATAAFRSTTKRSSIGRAGQDTASSAARRRSRSLSRGPSRFPPSPPEPSEIPTPRGKFVNKARGSGFPEISLDDLADEYFRSKFEDEITPPDRRSSRRMSEISPRMENGEINRQRGRSVSRRGVDGKAFANGKKEEGFLENSAPRRRQRSLSVARHRCSDSESYSSTLTDDEARDACNNNNKTEKIIQASYSQKMQTEPPTGNGEGTDFYNAMRKELRNAVEEIRTKLDKVNVRNGTTALAIDEDMQSKTSSTVHAIAQIRRKFTTEMEQSEKRKQELLAELAAEEERGHELTKIVRELLPSPKQTADMEKPSQPRRSKDRRTRMSQCLTEEAEKYFEDFLSNVEDTDISSFDGERSDTSSGLGAGGKLSDSRMQQGTGEIHAGMPTAASSLPVVTDGVVLPWLQWEASSKSPPSFKSKVVVPTSSGKNLFPESQEQSPALGNSNHFTSSRGSWSPECNGNSSVVSKDMRGCQSGEVGSHSMSRFSISSSKGSSFDMDEYLSLQRSEDLLFESLRQRQRIDSGGLILCARSLI; from the exons ATGGCGACGGCAGCCTTCCGCTCTACCACCAAGCGCTCCTCCATTGGCCGTGCCGGCCAGGACACGGCGTCCTCGGCTGCCCGCCGCCGCTCTCGAAGCCTTAGCCGTGGCCCATCTCGGTTCCCTCCGTCACCGCCGGAGCCGAGCGAGATCCCAACTCCAAGGGGCAAGTTCGTGAACAAGGCGCGGGGGTCTGGGTTCCCGGAGATCAGCCTCGACGATCTCGCCGACGAGTACTTCAGATCGAAGTTTGAGGACGAGATCACGCCGCCGGACCGCAGGAGTAGTCGCCGGATGTCTGAAATTAGTCCTAGGATGGAGAATGGGGAGATCAACCGGCAGCGGGGGAGGTCAGTGTCGAGGAGGGGTGTGGATGGGAAGGCCTTTGCAAATGGTAAGAAAGAGGAGGGCTTTCTGGAAAATAGTGCGCCGAGAAGGCGCCAGAGGTCTCTCTCTGTGGCTCGGCATCGGTGCAGTGATTCAGAG AGCTATTCTTCAACACTAACTGATGATGAAGCACGGGAtgcttgtaataataataataagactgAGAAGATAATACAAGCCAGTTATTCCCAGAAAATG CAGACAGAACCTCCCACGGGAAATGGTGAAGGGACTGATTTCTACAATGCCATGCGCAAAGAATTGAGAAATGCTGTTGAAGAGATAAGGACTAAACTTGATAAG GTCAATGTAAGAAATGGGACAACTGCTTTGGCCATTGATGAGGATATGCAATCAAAGACCTCGAGTACTGTCCATGCTATTGCTCAGATCAGGAGGAAATTCACTACTGAAATGGAGCAG TCAGAGAAGCGCAAGCAAGAGTTGTTGGCTGAATTAGCTGCTGAGGAGGAACGTGGTCATGAGCTAACTAAGATTGTTCGTGAGTTGCTTCCTTCACCAAAACAAACTGCTGATATGGAGAAACCATCACAGCCTAGAAGA AGCAAGGATCGGAGGACTCGAATGTCTCAATGTCTGACTGAAGAAGCAGAAAAATACTTTGAGGATTTTCTCTCAAATGTTGAGGATACTGATATTTCATCCTTTGATGGCGAGAGAAGTGATACGAGTTCAGGTCTAGGTGCCGGTGGGAAATTAAGTGACTCAAGAATGCAGCAGGGCACAGGGgaaatacatgcaggtatgccAACAGCTGCTTCTTCTTTGCCTGTTGTGACGGATGGTGTTGTGCTTCCTTGGTTGCAGTGGGAAGCATCTAGTAAGAGCCCACCATCATTTAAAAGTAAGGTTGTTGTCCCAACTTCCTCGGGAAAGAACTTATTTCCTGAATCACAG GAACAAAGCCCTGCACTTGGCAACAGTAATCATTTCACAAGCAGTCGGGGAAGTTGGAGCCCAGAATGCAATGGCAACTCTTCTGTTGTTTCAAAAGACATGAGAGGCTGCCAATCCGGGGAAGTGGGAAGCCACTCAATGAGCAGATTCTCAATAAGTTCCTCGAAAGGGTCTTCATTCGACATGGACGAATATTTATCCCTTCAACGCAGCGAAGATCTTCTGTTTGAGAGTCTGAGGCAGAGGCAAAGAATAGACTCTGGTGGCCTAATCCTTTGTGCAAGATCCTTAATTTGA
- the LOC120262488 gene encoding uncharacterized protein LOC120262488 isoform X1 — MATAAFRSTTKRSSIGRAGQDTASSAARRRSRSLSRGPSRFPPSPPEPSEIPTPRGKFVNKARGSGFPEISLDDLADEYFRSKFEDEITPPDRRSSRRMSEISPRMENGEINRQRGRSVSRRGVDGKAFANGKKEEGFLENSAPRRRQRSLSVARHRCSDSESYSSTLTDDEARDACNNNNKTEKIIQASYSQKMQTEPPTGNGEGTDFYNAMRKELRNAVEEIRTKLDKVNVRNGTTALAIDEDMQSKTSSTVHAIAQIRRKFTTEMEQSEKRKQELLAELAAEEERGHELTKIVRELLPSPKQTADMEKPSQPRRKSKDRRTRMSQCLTEEAEKYFEDFLSNVEDTDISSFDGERSDTSSGLGAGGKLSDSRMQQGTGEIHAGMPTAASSLPVVTDGVVLPWLQWEASSKSPPSFKSKVVVPTSSGKNLFPESQEQSPALGNSNHFTSSRGSWSPECNGNSSVVSKDMRGCQSGEVGSHSMSRFSISSSKGSSFDMDEYLSLQRSEDLLFESLRQRQRIDSGGLILCARSLI; from the exons ATGGCGACGGCAGCCTTCCGCTCTACCACCAAGCGCTCCTCCATTGGCCGTGCCGGCCAGGACACGGCGTCCTCGGCTGCCCGCCGCCGCTCTCGAAGCCTTAGCCGTGGCCCATCTCGGTTCCCTCCGTCACCGCCGGAGCCGAGCGAGATCCCAACTCCAAGGGGCAAGTTCGTGAACAAGGCGCGGGGGTCTGGGTTCCCGGAGATCAGCCTCGACGATCTCGCCGACGAGTACTTCAGATCGAAGTTTGAGGACGAGATCACGCCGCCGGACCGCAGGAGTAGTCGCCGGATGTCTGAAATTAGTCCTAGGATGGAGAATGGGGAGATCAACCGGCAGCGGGGGAGGTCAGTGTCGAGGAGGGGTGTGGATGGGAAGGCCTTTGCAAATGGTAAGAAAGAGGAGGGCTTTCTGGAAAATAGTGCGCCGAGAAGGCGCCAGAGGTCTCTCTCTGTGGCTCGGCATCGGTGCAGTGATTCAGAG AGCTATTCTTCAACACTAACTGATGATGAAGCACGGGAtgcttgtaataataataataagactgAGAAGATAATACAAGCCAGTTATTCCCAGAAAATG CAGACAGAACCTCCCACGGGAAATGGTGAAGGGACTGATTTCTACAATGCCATGCGCAAAGAATTGAGAAATGCTGTTGAAGAGATAAGGACTAAACTTGATAAG GTCAATGTAAGAAATGGGACAACTGCTTTGGCCATTGATGAGGATATGCAATCAAAGACCTCGAGTACTGTCCATGCTATTGCTCAGATCAGGAGGAAATTCACTACTGAAATGGAGCAG TCAGAGAAGCGCAAGCAAGAGTTGTTGGCTGAATTAGCTGCTGAGGAGGAACGTGGTCATGAGCTAACTAAGATTGTTCGTGAGTTGCTTCCTTCACCAAAACAAACTGCTGATATGGAGAAACCATCACAGCCTAGAAGA AAGAGCAAGGATCGGAGGACTCGAATGTCTCAATGTCTGACTGAAGAAGCAGAAAAATACTTTGAGGATTTTCTCTCAAATGTTGAGGATACTGATATTTCATCCTTTGATGGCGAGAGAAGTGATACGAGTTCAGGTCTAGGTGCCGGTGGGAAATTAAGTGACTCAAGAATGCAGCAGGGCACAGGGgaaatacatgcaggtatgccAACAGCTGCTTCTTCTTTGCCTGTTGTGACGGATGGTGTTGTGCTTCCTTGGTTGCAGTGGGAAGCATCTAGTAAGAGCCCACCATCATTTAAAAGTAAGGTTGTTGTCCCAACTTCCTCGGGAAAGAACTTATTTCCTGAATCACAG GAACAAAGCCCTGCACTTGGCAACAGTAATCATTTCACAAGCAGTCGGGGAAGTTGGAGCCCAGAATGCAATGGCAACTCTTCTGTTGTTTCAAAAGACATGAGAGGCTGCCAATCCGGGGAAGTGGGAAGCCACTCAATGAGCAGATTCTCAATAAGTTCCTCGAAAGGGTCTTCATTCGACATGGACGAATATTTATCCCTTCAACGCAGCGAAGATCTTCTGTTTGAGAGTCTGAGGCAGAGGCAAAGAATAGACTCTGGTGGCCTAATCCTTTGTGCAAGATCCTTAATTTGA